From the genome of Vulpes lagopus strain Blue_001 chromosome 2, ASM1834538v1, whole genome shotgun sequence, one region includes:
- the NOP53 gene encoding ribosome biogenesis protein NOP53 isoform X1, producing MAPEGSGGGGGRCSKSETDTGFLGFRPTSVDPALRRRRRGPRNKKRGWRRLAQEPLGLEVDQFLEDVRLQERTSGGLVSEAPDEKLFFVDTGSKRKELNKKKTRSQKRSLLKKPLRVDLILENTSKVPAPKDVLAHQIPNARKLKRKEQLWEKLAKQGELPRDVRRAQARLLNPPKTKAKPGPQDTVERPFYDLWAKDNPLEQPLAGQDAFFLEQTKKKGVKRPPHLHIKPSQVPAVEVTPAGASYNPSFEDHQTLLLAAHEVELQRQKEAEKLERQLALPTSEQPATQESAFREMCQGLLEESDGEEEPGEGQDAGPEAGGKQTEGAETLPTPVRLAAVEKKTEQQRRREKAAQKMRVQQAQERAARLRHQELFRLRGIKAQVARRLAELARRREQRRVQRLAEADRPRRLGRLKYQAPDVDVQLSSELADSLRTLKPEGNILRDRFKSFQKRNMIEPRERAKFKRKYKVKLVEKRAFREIQL from the exons ATGGCGCCGGAAGgtagcggcggcggcggcgggcgctgCTCGAAAAGCGAGACCGACACCGGCTTCTTGGGTTTCCGGCCCACTTCGGTGGACCCGGCGCTGAGGCGGCGGCGACGAGGCCCACGAAACAAAAAGCGAGGCTGGCGGCGGCTCGCTCAGGAGCCGCTGGGGCTGGAAGTCGATCAGTTCCTGGAGGACGTGCGGCTGCAGGAGCGCACGAGCGG TGGCTTGGTGTCAGAGGCCCCGGATGAGAAACTCTTCTTCGTGGACACCGGCTCCAAGAGAAAAG AGCTGAACAAGAAGAAGACCAGAAGCCAGAAAAGGTCACTTCTTAAGAAGCCCCTTCGTGTTGACCTCATCCTAGAGAACACATCCAAGGTCCCTGCCCCCAAAGA TGTCCTTGCCCACCAGATCCCCAACGCCAGGAAGCTCAAACGGAAGGAACAGCTATGGGAGAAGCTGGCCAAGCAGGGCGAGCTGCCCCGGGATGTGCGCAGGGCACAGGCCCGGCTCCTCAACCCTCCCAAGACCAAAGCCAAGCCTGGGCCCCAAGACACTGTCGAGCGGCCTTTTTACGATCTTTGGGCCAAAGACA ACCCTCTGGAGCAGCCGTTGGCTGGCCAGGACGCCTTTTTCCTGGAGCAGACCAAGAAGAAAGGGGTGAAG CGGCCACCACATCTGCACATCAAGCCCTCCCAGGTCCCTGCCGTGGAGGTGACGCCTGCCGGAGCCTCCTATAACCCATCCTTTGAGGACCACCAG ACCCTGCTACTGGCGGCCCACGAGGTGGAACTGCAGCGGCAGAAGGAGGCCGAGAAGCTGGAGCGGCAGCTAGCCCTGCCCACCTCAGAGCAGCCTGCCACCCAG gAGTCTGCGTTCCGAGAGATGTGCCAGGGGCTGCTGGAGGAGTCGGACGGGGAGGAAGAGCCAGGTGAGGGCCAGGACGCAGGGCCGGAGGCTGGAGGAAAGCAGACTGAAGGAGCCGAGACGTTGCCCACACCTGTGCGCCTGGCCGCCGTGGAGAAGAAGACAGAGCAGCAGAGGCGGCGGGAGAAGGCCGCCCAGAAGATG CGGGTACAGCAGGCCCAGGAGCGGGCTGCCCGGCTCCGGCACCAGGAGCTCTTCCGGCTACGTGGGATCAAGGCCCAGGTGGCACGGCGGCTGGCGGAGCTGGCACGGCGGCGAGAGCAGCGGCGAGTGCAGCGGCTGGCGGAGGCAGACAGACCCCGCAGGCTGGGGCGGCTCAA GTATCAGGCCCCTGACGTGGACGTGCAGCTCAGCTCGGAGCTGGCTGACTCGCTCAGGACTCTGAAG CCCGAAGGCAACATTCTCCGTGACCGTTTCAAGAGCTTCCAGAAGAGGAACATGATTGAGCCTCGGGAGAGAGCCAA GTTCAAGCGCAAGTACAAAGTGAAGCTGGTGGAAAAGCGGGCGTTCCGCGAGATCCA GTTATAG
- the NOP53 gene encoding ribosome biogenesis protein NOP53 isoform X2: protein MAPEGSGGGGGRCSKSETDTGFLGFRPTSVDPALRRRRRGPRNKKRGWRRLAQEPLGLEVDQFLEDVRLQERTSGGLVSEAPDEKLFFVDTGSKRKELNKKKTRSQKRSLLKKPLRVDLILENTSKVPAPKDVLAHQIPNARKLKRKEQLWEKLAKQGELPRDVRRAQARLLNPPKTKAKPGPQDTVERPFYDLWAKDNPLEQPLAGQDAFFLEQTKKKGVKRPPHLHIKPSQVPAVEVTPAGASYNPSFEDHQTLLLAAHEVELQRQKEAEKLERQLALPTSEQPATQESAFREMCQGLLEESDGEEEPGEGQDAGPEAGGKQTEGAETLPTPVRLAAVEKKTEQQRRREKAAQKMRVQQAQERAARLRHQELFRLRGIKAQVARRLAELARRREQRRVQRLAEADRPRRLGRLKYQAPDVDVQLSSELADSLRTLKPEGNILRDRFKSFQKRNMIEPRERAKFKRKYKVKLVEKRAFREIQ from the exons ATGGCGCCGGAAGgtagcggcggcggcggcgggcgctgCTCGAAAAGCGAGACCGACACCGGCTTCTTGGGTTTCCGGCCCACTTCGGTGGACCCGGCGCTGAGGCGGCGGCGACGAGGCCCACGAAACAAAAAGCGAGGCTGGCGGCGGCTCGCTCAGGAGCCGCTGGGGCTGGAAGTCGATCAGTTCCTGGAGGACGTGCGGCTGCAGGAGCGCACGAGCGG TGGCTTGGTGTCAGAGGCCCCGGATGAGAAACTCTTCTTCGTGGACACCGGCTCCAAGAGAAAAG AGCTGAACAAGAAGAAGACCAGAAGCCAGAAAAGGTCACTTCTTAAGAAGCCCCTTCGTGTTGACCTCATCCTAGAGAACACATCCAAGGTCCCTGCCCCCAAAGA TGTCCTTGCCCACCAGATCCCCAACGCCAGGAAGCTCAAACGGAAGGAACAGCTATGGGAGAAGCTGGCCAAGCAGGGCGAGCTGCCCCGGGATGTGCGCAGGGCACAGGCCCGGCTCCTCAACCCTCCCAAGACCAAAGCCAAGCCTGGGCCCCAAGACACTGTCGAGCGGCCTTTTTACGATCTTTGGGCCAAAGACA ACCCTCTGGAGCAGCCGTTGGCTGGCCAGGACGCCTTTTTCCTGGAGCAGACCAAGAAGAAAGGGGTGAAG CGGCCACCACATCTGCACATCAAGCCCTCCCAGGTCCCTGCCGTGGAGGTGACGCCTGCCGGAGCCTCCTATAACCCATCCTTTGAGGACCACCAG ACCCTGCTACTGGCGGCCCACGAGGTGGAACTGCAGCGGCAGAAGGAGGCCGAGAAGCTGGAGCGGCAGCTAGCCCTGCCCACCTCAGAGCAGCCTGCCACCCAG gAGTCTGCGTTCCGAGAGATGTGCCAGGGGCTGCTGGAGGAGTCGGACGGGGAGGAAGAGCCAGGTGAGGGCCAGGACGCAGGGCCGGAGGCTGGAGGAAAGCAGACTGAAGGAGCCGAGACGTTGCCCACACCTGTGCGCCTGGCCGCCGTGGAGAAGAAGACAGAGCAGCAGAGGCGGCGGGAGAAGGCCGCCCAGAAGATG CGGGTACAGCAGGCCCAGGAGCGGGCTGCCCGGCTCCGGCACCAGGAGCTCTTCCGGCTACGTGGGATCAAGGCCCAGGTGGCACGGCGGCTGGCGGAGCTGGCACGGCGGCGAGAGCAGCGGCGAGTGCAGCGGCTGGCGGAGGCAGACAGACCCCGCAGGCTGGGGCGGCTCAA GTATCAGGCCCCTGACGTGGACGTGCAGCTCAGCTCGGAGCTGGCTGACTCGCTCAGGACTCTGAAG CCCGAAGGCAACATTCTCCGTGACCGTTTCAAGAGCTTCCAGAAGAGGAACATGATTGAGCCTCGGGAGAGAGCCAA GTTCAAGCGCAAGTACAAAGTGAAGCTGGTGGAAAAGCGGGCGTTCCGCGAGATCCAGTGA